A single window of Granulicella mallensis MP5ACTX8 DNA harbors:
- a CDS encoding nucleoside hydrolase, translated as MRVWIVLCFLLLFRTPVPAQQRLIYDDDCSQDVDCVATLPILHTLADRGEIKILAMVADSANPLSAPTLKLFANYAGHPQMPVGANQGNDPSNVLCRKNACNESQWTEKLVARFDPGDTRIHYPDCVAVYRSALAKQPPHSVAIVATGFATCLNRLLASPADAISPLSGAELVKQKVKLLSVMGGKYPSGTEWNFECDAPGFHALFSQWTRQHGYPPVYLNGFANGLYILAGAPAKASPAVNPTRYGLQLAKTDQRPMWDMLSALFAVRGLAYQGTTYFTQSAPGTVTVDAATGADRWSTAVDSGHYVLTNAASNETFSALFDGYAHTTGFLAKEPARTDK; from the coding sequence ATGCGCGTTTGGATTGTCCTGTGTTTCCTTCTACTGTTCCGCACGCCGGTTCCGGCGCAGCAGCGGCTCATCTATGACGATGATTGCTCGCAGGACGTCGATTGCGTAGCCACGCTGCCCATTCTGCACACCCTCGCCGACCGCGGTGAGATCAAGATCCTCGCCATGGTCGCCGATTCGGCCAACCCTCTTTCGGCCCCTACGCTCAAGCTCTTCGCCAACTACGCTGGCCATCCGCAGATGCCCGTCGGCGCGAACCAGGGTAACGATCCCTCCAACGTACTGTGCAGGAAGAACGCCTGTAACGAGAGCCAATGGACGGAGAAGCTGGTCGCACGCTTTGATCCCGGCGACACGCGCATTCACTATCCCGACTGTGTCGCGGTCTATCGCAGTGCGCTGGCAAAGCAGCCACCACACAGCGTGGCCATCGTAGCGACGGGATTTGCAACGTGCCTCAATCGCCTGTTAGCCAGCCCCGCCGATGCCATCAGTCCGCTGAGCGGAGCCGAACTCGTCAAGCAGAAGGTAAAGCTACTCTCGGTCATGGGAGGCAAGTATCCGTCGGGAACCGAGTGGAACTTCGAATGCGATGCCCCGGGCTTTCACGCGCTCTTTTCGCAGTGGACACGCCAGCACGGCTATCCGCCGGTCTACCTGAACGGCTTCGCGAACGGCCTCTACATCCTGGCCGGAGCTCCGGCCAAGGCCTCGCCTGCGGTCAATCCCACACGCTACGGCCTGCAGCTTGCCAAGACAGATCAGCGCCCCATGTGGGACATGCTCTCCGCGTTGTTCGCGGTACGAGGCCTGGCCTACCAGGGGACAACCTACTTCACGCAGAGCGCGCCGGGAACAGTGACGGTGGATGCCGCCACAGGCGCGGACCGATGGTCCACCGCCGTCGACTCCGGCCACTACGTGCTGACCAACGCGGCCTCGAACGAGACGTTCTCCGCGCTCTTCGACGGCTATGCCCACACGACGGGCTTTCTCGCAAAAGAACCGGCGCGAACAGACAAGTAA
- a CDS encoding DUF4230 domain-containing protein, giving the protein MTTQYDYGRRGPGMFSGLVLALVLGAVVLGMFVHHARQGFPGKLASMITGRPLNVVSAPMVIEKVQRLSRLESVVYSLDTVVEGDKSSPVLPDALAGDRILMIVHGQTIAGVDMSQMKPEDVQITEGAGDRSIKLTLPPSQVFLTTIDNAHTRVYARDTGLFVAADPNLESQTRAKAQQQLQTAALSDGILDAASKNARSTVTAMLEGLGFEHVEVK; this is encoded by the coding sequence ATGACGACGCAGTACGACTATGGCCGGCGTGGACCGGGAATGTTCTCTGGCCTGGTATTGGCACTCGTACTCGGCGCGGTGGTGCTTGGAATGTTCGTCCACCACGCACGTCAGGGCTTCCCCGGCAAACTGGCGTCGATGATCACCGGAAGGCCGCTGAATGTAGTCTCCGCGCCCATGGTGATCGAGAAAGTGCAGCGGCTGAGCCGCCTGGAGAGTGTCGTCTACTCGCTGGACACCGTTGTTGAAGGCGATAAATCAAGCCCGGTCCTCCCCGACGCACTCGCCGGAGACCGCATCCTTATGATCGTGCATGGACAGACGATCGCCGGTGTCGACATGAGCCAGATGAAGCCCGAGGACGTACAAATCACCGAAGGCGCAGGCGACCGTTCGATCAAGCTCACACTCCCGCCCTCGCAGGTCTTTCTTACCACCATCGACAACGCGCATACACGCGTCTATGCACGCGACACAGGCCTGTTCGTCGCCGCGGACCCCAATCTCGAAAGCCAGACACGGGCCAAGGCACAGCAGCAGTTGCAGACGGCGGCCCTCTCCGACGGAATCCTCGACGCCGCGTCGAAAAACGCGCGGTCAACCGTAACAGCCATGCTCGAAGGCCTCGGCTTCGAGCACGTCGAGGTGAAGTAG
- a CDS encoding FAD-dependent monooxygenase, with product MNAFLTKDKHAVVIAGGGPTGLMLAGELALAGVDVAIVERRASQDLVGSRAAGLHARTLEVLDQRGIADRFVSQGQKHPCVRFHVSLDITDFPARHNYVLGLWQNHTERLLAEWVGELAVPIYREREVTGFAQDDTGVDVALSDGRSLRAEYLVGCDGGRSLIRKAAGIEFPGWDPTTSWLLAEARMAAEPKWGFHEDAVGTHAIGKGEGGTVRVVLVEPQLRLDNEPTLRDVSEALIAVYGTDYGIHSPVSVSRFTDMTRQAAAYRDRRVLLAGDAAHVHPPMGGQGLNIGVQDAVNLGWKLAQVVKRTSPEELLDTYYAERHPVAARVLLNTMAQSALRCSDDRTKALGTIVSELLGTEESRRRVVAEMSGLGVRYDLGEGHPLLGRRMPDLDLVTADGPRRVFTLLHKARPVLLNLGEPGGFDLTLWTDRVQMVDAKYVGAWELPAIGVVTAPAAVLVRPDGYVGWVGEGTLVGLADALTRWFGSPAVV from the coding sequence ATGAATGCGTTTTTGACGAAGGATAAACATGCAGTGGTGATCGCCGGGGGCGGTCCGACGGGGCTGATGCTGGCGGGCGAATTGGCGTTGGCCGGGGTGGATGTCGCCATTGTCGAGCGGCGCGCCAGCCAGGATCTCGTTGGCTCGCGGGCGGCAGGCCTGCATGCGCGCACCCTCGAGGTCCTCGACCAGCGCGGAATCGCCGATCGATTCGTCTCGCAGGGACAGAAACATCCCTGTGTGCGCTTTCACGTGTCCCTGGACATCACCGACTTTCCTGCCCGGCACAACTACGTCCTTGGGCTGTGGCAGAACCATACCGAGCGCCTCCTGGCCGAGTGGGTCGGTGAGCTGGCGGTGCCGATCTATCGCGAACGTGAGGTGACGGGCTTCGCGCAGGACGATACCGGCGTCGATGTCGCGCTCTCCGACGGTCGGTCGCTTCGAGCGGAGTATCTCGTTGGGTGCGATGGTGGTCGCAGCCTGATTCGCAAGGCAGCCGGTATCGAGTTCCCCGGGTGGGACCCGACGACGAGCTGGCTGCTCGCCGAAGCCAGGATGGCTGCGGAGCCAAAGTGGGGATTTCACGAGGATGCGGTCGGCACCCATGCGATCGGCAAAGGCGAGGGCGGGACGGTCCGGGTCGTGCTGGTCGAACCGCAGTTGCGGCTCGACAACGAACCCACCCTGCGCGATGTCAGCGAGGCTCTCATCGCCGTCTACGGAACCGACTATGGGATTCACAGTCCTGTCTCGGTCTCCCGGTTCACCGACATGACACGGCAGGCGGCGGCCTATCGCGACCGGAGGGTGCTTCTGGCGGGTGACGCCGCGCATGTGCATCCTCCGATGGGAGGACAGGGCCTCAACATCGGCGTGCAGGATGCGGTGAATCTGGGATGGAAACTGGCCCAGGTGGTTAAGCGGACATCGCCGGAAGAGCTTCTGGATACCTATTACGCAGAGCGCCATCCGGTTGCTGCCCGCGTATTACTCAACACGATGGCGCAGAGCGCGCTGCGGTGTTCGGACGATCGCACCAAGGCCCTGGGTACCATCGTCTCCGAACTCCTCGGGACGGAGGAGTCGCGCAGACGAGTCGTCGCGGAGATGTCCGGCTTGGGCGTTCGTTACGACCTCGGCGAGGGGCACCCGCTGCTCGGACGCCGCATGCCCGATCTCGACCTGGTGACAGCCGACGGCCCACGGAGGGTCTTCACCCTGCTGCATAAGGCTCGACCGGTGTTGCTCAACCTCGGTGAGCCAGGTGGCTTCGACCTCACTCTCTGGACGGATCGCGTTCAGATGGTCGATGCCAAATACGTGGGTGCATGGGAGCTTCCGGCAATCGGGGTGGTCACGGCTCCAGCTGCCGTTTTGGTTCGGCCTGACGGATATGTGGGCTGGGTGGGGGAGGGAACCCTGGTGGGTCTTGCTGATGCGCTAACGAGATGGTTTGGATCGCCTGCTGTGGTGTAG
- a CDS encoding inorganic phosphate transporter: protein MATPVSDPSVLAATSPQGSLLDSKLAHSSPGKWGAIAFGIMLLIGLIYIGTHLSADLSVVHSASVFPFILLGIALFIALGFEFVNGFHDTANAVATCIYTHSLEPHIAVVYSGIMNFIGVLLSSGTVAYAIVTLLPVELILRVSRGSGFAMVFALLVAAILWNLATWWRGLPASSSHTMIGSVIGVGVANQLIHGRSGVSGVDMDQVIKVFKALLVSPLVGFGMAALLFFFFKLVARDPRLYKAPEGTAPPPFYIRALLVLTCGGVSYFHGSNDGQKGMGLIMLILVGTVPTAYALNHTVGRSEVQTFAAVSTQVAGALHNYVDPTATVGDTGAELERFVSDHKYQPQTMLALEQMVTDIRNEATNYGSLGNVPAGMQANVRNQMYLTSAAITLLPKFGPKLSDNDTKVITNYKAFLDKSTKFIPTWVKVAVALALGMGTMIGWKRIVVTVGEKIGKTHLTYAQGASAEITAMITIWLADTYGAPVSTTHVLSSGIAGTMASSGSGLQMSTVRDIALAWVFTLPAAALLSGCLFFVFNKIAG, encoded by the coding sequence ATGGCAACTCCAGTATCTGACCCATCTGTTCTCGCCGCCACCTCCCCGCAAGGCTCCTTGCTCGACAGCAAGCTCGCGCACTCTTCCCCTGGAAAATGGGGCGCAATCGCCTTCGGCATCATGCTGCTCATCGGCCTGATCTACATCGGGACCCATCTGAGCGCGGACCTCTCCGTCGTCCACTCTGCCTCGGTGTTCCCTTTCATCCTGCTGGGCATCGCGCTCTTCATCGCGCTGGGCTTCGAGTTCGTAAACGGCTTCCACGACACAGCGAACGCCGTCGCAACCTGCATCTATACGCACTCGCTTGAGCCTCATATCGCCGTGGTTTACTCCGGCATCATGAACTTCATCGGCGTGCTTCTGAGCTCCGGTACCGTGGCCTACGCCATCGTCACCCTGCTCCCCGTCGAACTGATCCTCAGGGTCAGCAGGGGTTCGGGCTTCGCGATGGTCTTCGCCCTCCTGGTTGCCGCCATCCTCTGGAACCTCGCCACCTGGTGGAGAGGCCTGCCCGCCTCCAGCTCGCACACCATGATCGGCTCGGTCATCGGCGTCGGCGTTGCCAACCAGCTCATTCATGGCCGGTCGGGCGTCAGCGGCGTCGATATGGATCAGGTCATCAAGGTCTTCAAGGCCCTCCTGGTCTCCCCCCTCGTGGGCTTCGGCATGGCCGCCCTGCTCTTCTTCTTCTTCAAGCTGGTCGCTCGTGACCCACGCCTCTACAAGGCTCCCGAAGGCACTGCGCCGCCACCGTTCTACATTCGCGCCCTGCTCGTCCTTACCTGCGGTGGCGTCAGCTACTTCCACGGATCGAACGACGGACAGAAGGGCATGGGCCTCATCATGCTCATCCTCGTCGGTACCGTCCCCACGGCCTACGCGCTCAACCACACCGTCGGCCGGAGCGAGGTTCAGACCTTCGCCGCCGTCTCCACGCAGGTAGCCGGAGCGCTGCACAACTATGTAGATCCGACCGCGACGGTCGGCGACACGGGAGCTGAACTCGAGCGCTTCGTCTCCGACCACAAGTACCAGCCGCAGACCATGCTCGCCCTCGAGCAGATGGTCACCGACATCCGCAACGAAGCCACCAACTACGGTTCGCTGGGCAACGTCCCCGCCGGGATGCAGGCCAACGTCCGTAACCAGATGTACCTCACCAGCGCGGCTATCACCCTGCTACCCAAGTTCGGTCCCAAGCTCTCGGATAACGACACCAAGGTCATCACCAACTACAAGGCCTTCCTCGACAAGTCGACCAAGTTCATCCCCACCTGGGTGAAGGTCGCAGTTGCCTTGGCCCTGGGTATGGGCACCATGATCGGCTGGAAGCGCATCGTCGTCACCGTCGGCGAGAAGATCGGCAAGACGCACCTGACCTACGCTCAGGGCGCCTCCGCTGAAATCACCGCGATGATCACCATCTGGCTTGCCGATACCTACGGGGCCCCGGTAAGTACCACCCACGTGCTTAGCTCCGGCATCGCCGGAACGATGGCCTCCAGCGGCAGCGGCCTGCAGATGTCGACGGTCCGTGACATCGCCCTGGCATGGGTCTTCACCCTCCCCGCAGCGGCACTGCTCTCCGGTTGCCTGTTCTTCGTCTTCAACAAGATCGCCGGTTAG
- the pyrH gene encoding UMP kinase has product MYKRILLKLSGEALAAGRGFGVDAVFVSAIANEIAEVARSGCEIAIVVGGGNFFRGVAEQAVHMDRVAADHMGMLSTVINAIALQDAIEKTGLFCRVMSAIAMHQVAEPYIRRRAIRHLEKGRVIIFAAGTGNPYFSTDTAASLRAMEIGAEVLLKATSVDGIYTADPKIDADAVKFEQITYMDILKLGLKVMDTTAVSLCKDNNLPMIIFSMREKGNIARVVKGEKLGSLVTA; this is encoded by the coding sequence ATGTATAAGAGAATCCTCCTCAAGCTATCCGGAGAAGCCCTGGCCGCCGGCCGTGGTTTTGGCGTCGACGCTGTCTTTGTAAGCGCAATCGCGAATGAGATCGCCGAGGTTGCCCGCAGTGGCTGTGAGATCGCGATTGTCGTCGGCGGCGGCAACTTCTTCCGCGGCGTCGCCGAACAGGCCGTTCACATGGATCGTGTCGCTGCCGATCATATGGGCATGCTCTCTACGGTCATCAATGCCATCGCCTTACAGGACGCCATTGAGAAGACGGGCCTGTTCTGCCGGGTGATGTCCGCTATTGCGATGCACCAGGTCGCCGAGCCCTATATCCGCCGCCGCGCCATTCGGCACCTCGAAAAGGGCCGCGTCATCATCTTTGCCGCAGGCACCGGCAACCCCTACTTCTCCACCGACACCGCAGCCAGCCTGCGCGCGATGGAGATCGGCGCCGAGGTCCTGCTCAAGGCCACCAGTGTCGATGGCATCTATACCGCCGACCCCAAGATAGACGCCGACGCCGTCAAGTTCGAGCAGATTACCTACATGGACATTCTCAAGCTGGGACTCAAGGTCATGGATACGACTGCGGTGTCCCTGTGCAAGGACAATAACCTGCCGATGATCATCTTCAGCATGCGCGAGAAGGGCAACATCGCCCGCGTGGTGAAGGGCGAAAAGCTGGGCTCGCTGGTAACTGCGTAG
- a CDS encoding acyltransferase family protein: MTQLASAPTASTAFPPAPTSTGEAAAALQPAPVRSERKPPLPALTGLRTLLALTILLFHFTPAGLRWEAHPWLSLYPLIDIGYVFVSFFFLISGFILSYNYADRPAPLNPLDFWMARFSRLYPVYVLTLIVSIPMLIAEWHVRSHTQFYEGVVLTPLLLQGCFPRLATFWNTVTWTLSCEVMLYLAFPWLMRLRWPRSWGKLLVMLTILWVVGMIPHSIYVLHDPDHLGHMADRYSDGFWINTLKYTPLPYVCTFLAGLTLGRLHEAAKLGVRGRMIVGLCGFAAAWFVTYHLATRLPYIMIHGGLLTPIFGAIILGLSGPSPLARVFSIRPLVAIGTSTYCLYLLHFNVFILLHQNHVPEKLHVARFDPWISYVFVVLLAMSVRRFVEHPAQLAIGAWWKQKRAAQKERAAAIV, translated from the coding sequence ATGACACAGCTAGCCTCGGCCCCGACCGCTTCCACCGCCTTCCCACCCGCTCCGACCTCGACAGGAGAAGCAGCCGCAGCTCTGCAACCCGCTCCCGTACGCAGCGAACGCAAGCCTCCCCTGCCCGCGCTTACAGGCCTCCGCACGCTGCTGGCGCTGACCATTCTGCTCTTCCACTTCACGCCGGCGGGACTGCGCTGGGAGGCCCATCCCTGGCTCTCGCTTTACCCGTTGATCGATATCGGCTACGTCTTCGTCAGCTTCTTCTTTCTGATCTCGGGATTCATCCTCTCCTACAACTACGCGGACCGGCCCGCGCCGCTGAATCCCCTTGATTTCTGGATGGCCCGTTTCTCGCGGCTCTATCCGGTCTACGTGCTGACGCTCATCGTCTCCATCCCCATGCTCATCGCGGAGTGGCACGTCCGCTCGCACACGCAGTTCTATGAAGGCGTCGTGCTGACGCCGCTGCTGCTGCAGGGCTGCTTTCCCCGGCTGGCCACGTTCTGGAATACCGTCACCTGGACCCTCTCCTGCGAGGTGATGCTTTATCTCGCCTTTCCCTGGCTGATGCGGCTGCGCTGGCCACGGAGCTGGGGCAAGCTTCTGGTGATGCTCACCATTCTGTGGGTGGTCGGAATGATTCCGCACTCGATCTACGTGCTGCACGACCCCGATCATCTCGGCCATATGGCCGACCGCTACAGCGACGGCTTCTGGATCAACACCCTGAAGTACACGCCGCTGCCCTACGTCTGCACCTTCCTCGCGGGGCTGACCCTTGGGCGCCTGCATGAGGCAGCAAAGCTTGGCGTTCGCGGACGCATGATCGTCGGACTGTGCGGCTTCGCGGCAGCCTGGTTTGTGACCTATCATCTGGCGACGCGGCTGCCCTACATCATGATCCACGGCGGCCTGCTGACCCCGATCTTCGGAGCCATCATCCTCGGGCTCTCCGGCCCCAGCCCCCTGGCCCGCGTGTTCTCCATTCGACCCCTGGTAGCCATCGGCACTTCGACCTACTGCCTCTACCTGCTGCACTTCAACGTGTTCATCCTGCTTCACCAGAACCATGTGCCGGAGAAATTGCATGTAGCGAGATTCGATCCGTGGATCTCGTATGTGTTCGTCGTACTTCTGGCCATGTCGGTGAGGAGATTTGTGGAGCACCCAGCACAGTTGGCCATCGGAGCCTGGTGGAAGCAAAAACGGGCAGCCCAAAAAGAGCGCGCGGCGGCAATAGTCTAG
- a CDS encoding O-acetyl-ADP-ribose deacetylase: MAELKVVRGDIARLQVEAIVNAANSSLLGGGGVDGAIHRAAGTELVEACRKLHGCKTGDAKATPGFRLPARWIFHAVGPVWNGGEREEPEKLASCYRRCLELAREKGVKTMAFPAVSTGIYGYPKEPAAEIAVRVCRDLADECGVERVEFCCFDEATAAVYERVLGPGSELA, translated from the coding sequence ATGGCGGAGTTGAAAGTAGTGCGGGGCGACATTGCCAGGCTTCAGGTGGAGGCTATCGTCAATGCTGCCAACAGTTCGCTGCTTGGAGGAGGTGGCGTGGACGGGGCGATTCACCGTGCCGCCGGGACGGAGCTGGTGGAGGCCTGCCGAAAGCTGCACGGCTGCAAGACCGGGGATGCCAAGGCGACACCGGGGTTTCGGCTGCCCGCACGCTGGATCTTTCACGCCGTCGGGCCGGTTTGGAACGGGGGAGAGCGCGAAGAGCCGGAGAAGCTGGCGAGCTGCTACCGGCGTTGCCTGGAACTGGCTCGGGAGAAAGGGGTAAAGACGATGGCGTTTCCGGCGGTCTCGACCGGGATCTACGGCTACCCCAAAGAGCCGGCTGCGGAGATCGCCGTGCGGGTGTGTCGCGACCTGGCAGATGAGTGTGGGGTGGAGCGCGTCGAGTTCTGCTGTTTCGATGAGGCTACGGCAGCGGTCTATGAACGGGTGCTGGGGCCGGGAAGTGAACTAGCGTAA